A stretch of Orientia tsutsugamushi DNA encodes these proteins:
- a CDS encoding conjugal transfer protein TraH, translating to MSIKIRVYVIAALFSLQAPVSLAWNIENVFQGMSVNVTRSGSYQDQAAGYYAAGGLSARTSQTSFQPFAITPPSLNMSCSGIDAYLGSFSVISGEELVQLMKNIGSQAKVYAFSLGLKTFAPQIENALKDLRNLAMEMNQFAKGDCELTKALFATALPRNWAMREAVCRDIQSQSGFDYFAAGKKCRNDLAQKQALRQAQNKDSELMLDDYNIFTKAAAKVGIPSNMHDSIMSMTGTIVVTNNNVHFYDSLAQDEKSWISHLKGGESASIYSCDSVICLHSTLATKYHNITREILCR from the coding sequence ATGAGCATCAAAATCAGAGTTTATGTTATTGCAGCATTATTTTCCCTACAAGCTCCAGTATCACTGGCTTGGAATATCGAAAACGTATTTCAAGGAATGAGTGTTAATGTCACCAGATCTGGATCATATCAAGATCAAGCAGCTGGATATTATGCTGCTGGTGGATTATCTGCTCGAACAAGCCAAACATCCTTTCAGCCATTTGCTATAACTCCCCCATCTTTAAACATGAGCTGTAGCGGTATTGACGCCTATCTTGGTAGCTTCTCTGTTATTTCTGGAGAAGAATTAGTTCAACTAATGAAAAATATTGGTTCTCAAGCTAAAGTTTATGCATTTTCATTAGGATTAAAAACATTTGCTCCACAGATTGAGAACGCTCTCAAGGACTTACGTAATCTAGCAATGGAGATGAATCAATTTGCCAAAGGAGATTGTGAATTAACAAAAGCATTATTTGCTACAGCTTTACCAAGAAACTGGGCTATGAGAGAAGCTGTTTGCCGTGATATACAGTCACAAAGCGGGTTTGATTATTTTGCAGCTGGTAAAAAATGTCGTAATGATTTAGCTCAAAAACAAGCTCTGCGACAAGCACAAAATAAGGATTCAGAGTTAATGCTAGATGATTATAACATCTTCACTAAAGCAGCAGCAAAGGTTGGAATACCATCAAATATGCATGATTCAATCATGTCTATGACTGGCACTATCGTGGTTACAAACAATAATGTACACTTTTATGACTCCTTAGCTCAGGACGAAAAAAGTTGGATTAGTCATTTAAAAGGCGGAGAATCAGCCTCGATTTACAGCTGTGATAGTGTCATTTGCTTGCATTCAACGCTTGCAACGAAATATCACAATATCACCAGAGAAATCTTATGCAGGTAA
- a CDS encoding Panacea domain-containing protein translates to MTIQQKGELLSCFDVASYFLVLVDRAAGDVITQLKLQKLVYFAQGAHLALFDKPLFKEDIEAWENGPEDYLLPVSKKDTAEIVNAEDQWWMNYDSGVS, encoded by the coding sequence ATGACTATACAACAAAAGGGTGAGTTATTGAGTTGTTTTGATGTTGCTAGCTATTTTCTGGTATTGGTTGATAGAGCAGCAGGAGACGTAATAACTCAATTGAAACTGCAAAAATTAGTGTATTTTGCCCAAGGTGCGCACCTAGCTTTATTTGATAAGCCTCTTTTTAAAGAAGATATTGAAGCATGGGAAAATGGACCTGAAGATTATCTTTTACCTGTTTCAAAAAAAGATACTGCAGAAATAGTAAATGCTGAAGATCAATGGTGGATGAACTATGATAGTGGAGTTTCTTAG
- a CDS encoding tetratricopeptide repeat protein — MKFVKYITAVLLLTLLNTTIAAKRNNNQPVKQKLIQDKAILAEKHFYVGISFLELNKYQEAMKNFDLAIKYNPNHANAYYNKGVCLDKLGQHQEEIENYDLAIKYKPNHANAYCNKGVCLYELGQFQEAIENYDLAIKYKPDYADAYYNKGVCLGKLGQHQEAIENYDLAIKYKPDYANAYVNKGVSLAELGQFQEAIENYDLAIKYNPNHAEAYYNKGNCLDKLGQFQETIENFDLAIKYKPNYSKAYVNKGVCLCESGQYQKAIENFDLAIKYNPNDAEAYYNKGNCLDELGQFQEAIENFDLAIKYKPNYSKAYVNKGVCLCKSGQYQKAIENFDLAIKYKLNYAEAYYNKGVSLAELGQYQEAIKNFDLAIKYKPNHEDAYYNKGVCLGKLGQHQEKAIKNFDLAIKYKPNYSEAYFYKGVCLAELGQFQEAIESCNLAIKYDTNNVKAYQLINILKQEIAGIKK, encoded by the coding sequence ATGAAATTTGTAAAATATATAACAGCTGTTTTATTATTAACACTGTTAAATACAACCATTGCAGCAAAACGAAACAACAATCAACCTGTAAAACAGAAATTAATTCAGGATAAAGCTATATTAGCAGAAAAACATTTTTATGTTGGAATTTCATTTCTTGAGTTAAACAAATATCAAGAAGCAATGAAAAATTTTGATTTAGCTATTAAGTATAATCCTAATCATGCAAATGCTTATTATAATAAAGGAGTTTGTTTAGATAAATTAGGACAACATCAAGAAGAAATAGAAAACTACGATTTAGCTATTAAGTATAAACCTAATCATGCAAATGCTTATTGTAATAAAGGAGTTTGTTTATATGAATTAGGACAATTTCAAGAAGCAATAGAAAACTACGATTTAGCTATTAAGTATAAACCTGATTATGCAGATGCTTATTATAATAAAGGAGTTTGTTTAGGTAAATTAGGACAACATCAAGAAGCAATAGAAAACTACGATTTAGCTATTAAGTATAAACCTGATTATGCAAATGCTTATGTTAATAAAGGAGTTTCTTTAGCTGAATTAGGACAATTTCAAGAAGCAATAGAAAACTACGATTTAGCTATTAAGTATAATCCTAATCATGCAGAAGCTTATTATAATAAAGGAAATTGTTTAGATAAATTAGGACAATTTCAAGAAACAATAGAAAATTTTGATTTAGCTATTAAGTACAAACCTAATTATTCAAAAGCTTATGTTAATAAAGGAGTTTGTTTATGTGAATCAGGACAATATCAAAAAGCAATAGAAAATTTTGATTTAGCTATTAAGTATAATCCTAATGATGCAGAAGCTTATTATAATAAAGGAAATTGTTTAGATGAATTAGGACAATTTCAAGAAGCAATAGAAAATTTTGATTTAGCTATTAAGTACAAACCTAATTATTCAAAAGCTTATGTTAATAAAGGAGTTTGTTTATGTAAATCAGGACAATATCAAAAAGCAATAGAAAATTTTGATTTAGCTATTAAGTATAAACTTAATTATGCAGAAGCTTATTATAATAAAGGAGTTTCTTTAGCTGAATTAGGACAATATCAAGAAGCAATTAAAAATTTTGATTTAGCTATTAAATATAAACCTAATCATGAAGATGCTTATTACAATAAAGGAGTTTGTTTAGGTAAATTAGGACAACATCAAGAAAAAGCAATAAAAAATTTTGATTTAGCTATTAAGTACAAACCTAATTATTCAGAAGCTTATTTTTATAAAGGAGTTTGTTTAGCTGAATTAGGACAATTTCAAGAAGCAATAGAAAGTTGTAATCTAGCTATTAAATATGATACTAATAATGTGAAAGCATACCAGTTAATAAATATTCTCAAACAAGAAATTGCAGGTATTAAAAAGTAA
- a CDS encoding conjugal transfer protein TraF — protein MNAIHLSVIIALFGYLSIELATANSLPTGFLWYNDKHDHELNNSSSKLMSWTHDHRIEELKEQFNRAQRIALDNPTLENVITAQRLQKQIMEKAHKFATMWQLATLLDYQLINANEPSNSLHRKLYQEKSEQKNDFKLKNIAKNWGLILQVKQDCLLCKAFIPIVQSFANKYAFQLLAVSKNNELLNKLNPKHIVPVLYLVASDGKKIYAVARGIISEDKIIDNILAIDRYYHKLETR, from the coding sequence ATGAATGCAATACACTTATCGGTAATAATAGCGCTATTTGGTTACTTGTCGATAGAATTAGCTACTGCTAACTCTTTGCCAACAGGATTTCTATGGTATAATGATAAACATGATCATGAGCTTAATAACTCTAGTTCTAAGTTGATGAGTTGGACTCATGATCATAGAATCGAGGAATTAAAGGAGCAATTTAATCGAGCTCAGCGTATAGCGCTTGATAATCCAACGCTCGAAAATGTAATTACAGCTCAAAGGCTACAGAAACAAATCATGGAGAAGGCGCATAAGTTTGCTACTATGTGGCAACTAGCTACTCTACTTGATTATCAACTGATTAATGCTAATGAGCCATCTAATAGCTTACATAGAAAACTGTATCAAGAAAAATCAGAGCAGAAAAATGATTTTAAGCTCAAAAATATTGCTAAAAACTGGGGACTGATTCTGCAAGTTAAACAAGATTGCTTGCTCTGTAAAGCCTTTATTCCTATTGTTCAGAGCTTTGCTAATAAATATGCATTTCAGTTGCTAGCTGTCAGTAAGAATAATGAGTTGCTGAATAAACTAAACCCTAAGCATATTGTACCTGTGTTATACCTAGTAGCTAGCGATGGTAAAAAAATATATGCAGTAGCTAGAGGCATAATTTCTGAAGATAAAATTATCGACAATATTCTAGCAATCGATAGATATTATCATAAATTGGAGACTAGATGA